One genomic region from Elusimicrobiota bacterium encodes:
- a CDS encoding nitrous oxide-stimulated promoter family protein, producing the protein MDKKTVGAMVKLYCGRTHGAPQELCPDCNHLLMYAHHKLDRCFLGRRKTTCAKCPIHCYGPVERDAMRHVMRETGPHMFPRHPWLSLWHAWQSLRGMPQVRSGNRRQVPRGVANDHSSTVK; encoded by the coding sequence ATGGACAAAAAGACCGTAGGGGCCATGGTCAAACTGTATTGCGGTCGGACCCACGGGGCCCCACAGGAACTTTGCCCGGACTGTAACCATTTACTGATGTATGCCCACCATAAATTAGACCGTTGTTTCTTAGGACGGCGAAAAACCACCTGCGCCAAGTGCCCCATTCATTGTTACGGTCCCGTTGAACGGGACGCCATGCGCCATGTGATGAGAGAGACAGGGCCCCACATGTTTCCACGGCACCCGTGGCTTTCCTTATGGCACGCCTGGCAAAGCTTACGGGGTATGCCACAGGTGCGGAGCGGCAACCGACGTCAGGTTCCCCGAGGAGTTGCGAATGACCATTCTTCAACAGTTAAATGA
- a CDS encoding hemerythrin domain-containing protein gives MTILQQLNDDHAYFKEVFVKLGDLATAPSNEGNEIQASELVQDFRSRHKLHLRRETEVLFPALLDAIQRDMSTIKPAAVLHHLQEEHGGIGRIVYLLEQELSMTPAAPAWITSFQKLVEVLVPHMKDEEDNVFPEAYKLLPQEQLIRMAQEVSFSAV, from the coding sequence ATGACCATTCTTCAACAGTTAAATGACGACCACGCTTATTTCAAAGAAGTCTTTGTGAAGCTGGGGGACCTGGCCACCGCTCCTTCCAACGAGGGGAATGAAATTCAGGCTTCCGAATTGGTTCAAGACTTTCGGAGTCGGCATAAGCTCCATTTGCGGAGAGAAACGGAGGTTCTTTTCCCAGCCTTGTTAGATGCCATTCAACGGGACATGTCCACGATTAAGCCGGCGGCGGTTCTCCACCACTTACAAGAAGAACATGGTGGCATTGGAAGAATTGTTTATCTTTTAGAGCAGGAGCTCTCGATGACCCCTGCCGCCCCGGCGTGGATCACGAGTTTTCAGAAACTGGTGGAGGTTTTGGTTCCGCACATGAAAGACGAAGAAGATAATGTTTTTCCGGAAGCGTACAAATTGTTGCCCCAGGAACAACTGATCCGGATGGCCCAAGAGGTCAGTTTTTCTGCGGTGTAA
- a CDS encoding mechanosensitive ion channel family protein, whose protein sequence is MNILNLSEIFPAILTGKGIIAYSFSATVWFVLTFCVWGLSRWGLPRLKKITSLSDTNLDDLLVEGIARHMPAFLYFGAFAIALSPLELSPLMTRLVRVFGALWLLLAAVRLANGLLKFLVFNVWLPRHGDETLTRKLKTLAPFLSVILWLVGTLVLLDNFGFKLSAVITGLGIGGIAVALASQAVLGDLFSYFAILFDRPFEVGDFIIVGDMMGVVEHIGIKTTRIRSLGGEQLVFSNTDLTGSRVRNYKRMQERRVLFKVGITYNTPMAVMNEVPELLKTIVKSVERTRFDRAHFAAFGPSSLDLEIVYYVLSPDYNVYMDIQQNINFAIKKGFESRGIDFAFPTQTIYMAGGQTPPVPAKG, encoded by the coding sequence ATGAATATTCTTAATTTATCCGAAATTTTTCCTGCGATTTTGACTGGGAAAGGTATTATCGCTTATTCGTTTTCCGCAACTGTTTGGTTCGTTCTGACTTTTTGTGTTTGGGGTTTAAGTCGGTGGGGATTACCTCGGTTAAAAAAAATAACTTCTTTGTCGGACACGAATTTGGATGATTTGCTGGTGGAAGGCATTGCTCGCCACATGCCGGCCTTTCTTTATTTTGGTGCTTTTGCGATCGCCCTGAGCCCGTTGGAACTGTCGCCGTTAATGACCCGGTTGGTGCGGGTGTTCGGGGCCCTCTGGCTTTTGCTGGCGGCGGTTCGGTTGGCCAACGGACTTTTAAAATTTCTTGTTTTTAACGTTTGGCTTCCCCGTCACGGAGATGAAACCCTCACCCGAAAATTAAAAACCCTGGCGCCTTTTCTGAGCGTCATTTTGTGGTTGGTGGGTACCCTCGTTTTATTGGACAATTTCGGGTTTAAACTGTCAGCAGTCATTACAGGGTTGGGCATTGGGGGCATTGCGGTGGCCTTGGCTTCCCAAGCGGTGTTGGGGGACCTCTTCAGCTACTTTGCCATTCTCTTTGATCGGCCTTTCGAAGTGGGGGATTTTATCATCGTGGGTGACATGATGGGTGTGGTGGAGCATATTGGCATTAAAACCACGCGGATTCGCAGTTTGGGCGGGGAACAGTTGGTGTTCTCGAACACGGACTTAACGGGATCGCGCGTTCGGAACTACAAGCGGATGCAGGAACGGCGGGTTTTGTTTAAAGTGGGGATTACGTACAACACACCGATGGCCGTGATGAATGAGGTGCCAGAGTTATTGAAAACCATTGTCAAATCCGTGGAACGTACGCGGTTTGACCGGGCCCATTTTGCGGCGTTTGGGCCTTCCAGTTTGGATTTGGAAATTGTGTATTACGTTCTTTCCCCGGATTATAACGTCTACATGGATATTCAGCAAAATATTAATTTCGCCATTAAAAAGGGGTTTGAATCCCGCGGAATTGATTTCGCGTTCCCGACCCAGACCATTTACATGGCGGGTGGGCAGACGCCGCCGGTTCCTGCGAAAGGGTGA